The nucleotide window GCATCACCTGCACCAGACCGTTGCGGGCCACCGTCTCGACCATGGCCGCGGCGTCGTCCTCGGCGACGGCCAGGAAGAGTGAGTCCTTGTCGCGGAAGTGGTGGAAGATCGCGCCACGGGACAGGCCGGTGGCCTCCTCGAGGCGGCGTACGGTCGCCCCCTCGTAGCCGAGCCGGGCGAAACACGCCCGGGCCGCGGCGAGGATCTCCTGCCGGCGGGCGTCGAGCTGGTCCTGGCTTACTCTGGGCACACGTCGATCGTCGCAGGTCACCCCGGGGCATGCAAACCGTACGTACGGCTTGGGATGTCGCCGATTACCATCGCCCGGTGACCCAGCCCCGCACCGTGCCCAGCTCCCCGCTGACAGTGGCCACCGTCCAGGCCACCCCCACGCCGGGCGACGTCGTCGGCAACGTGGTCGTCGCCGCTGACCTGGTGCGCCAAGCCGGCGAGCGGGGCGCCCGGGTGGCAGTCCTGCCGGAGTTGTTCCTCTGCGCGTACCACCCGCCGGCCCTCGCCGCCGACCCGGCCGGCACGGACGTCGCGGCCGATCCGGCCGGGATGGTCGCGGATCCCCGGCTCGACCCGCTGCGCGTCGCGGCGCGCGAGGCCGGCGTCACCGCGCTGGTCGGCGCGGCCGTCCGGCACCCGGACGGCCGGCGGACCATCGCGGCGCTGGTGGTCGACCGGGCCGGCGAGGTGCGGGTCGGGTACGACAAGCAGCAGTTGTGGGGCGACGAACGGGAGCTGTTCACGCCCGGCGATCGGGGTGCCACGCTGCTCGTCGACGACTGGCGGCTCGGGCTGGGCATCTGCTACGACGGGTGTTTCCCCGAGCACGGCCGGGCCGCCGCCCTCGACGGGGCACACGCCTACCTCTGTCCCAGCGGATACCTGGCCGGCTCCGAGCACCGCCGGGATCTCTACTACGCCGCGCGTGCCCTGGACAACACGATGTTCGTGGTCTTCGCCAACTCGGTCGGCGGCGTCGACCCGTGGCGGTTCAACGGCGGCGCGGCCATCTACGACCCCGAGGGGCGGGTGCTGGCCCGCGGGGCCGACGACGGCGCGGCGGTGCTCGTGGCGACGCTGGAGCCCGCCGTGCTCGGAGCCACCCGGGCGGCCCACTCGATGCTCGTTGATCGGCTGTCGGAGCAGGGCGGCCCGCGCGCGTCGATGCCTGGCTGAGCCCTTCGACAGGTCGATAGCCGCCGCATCTGTTGGCGGACACGTCGGTCCCGTAGGGTGCCCGAGTGCCACTGCTCCTGCTGGACCTGGACAACACCCTGCTGGATCGGGCCGGGCCGTTCCGCCGCTGGGGTGAGCGCTTCCTGGACAGCATCGGCGCGCCCCACACCGACATCGACTGGCTCGTCTCGATCGACGCCGACGGTCTGACCGACCGCTGGGACCTCGCCGACGCCATCCGGGACCGCTACGAGCTGCGCATTCCCTCGATCGATCTGGTGGAGGAGCTGCACGACGGCGTGGTGGCGCAGACCCGGCTCGACCCGCTGACCGCCTGCGCGCTGCGGATCGCCGACGACGCCGGCTGGGTGCCGGTGGTGGTCTGCAACGGCACCGTACGCGTCGAGGACGCCAAGATTCGCCGGACCGGGCTGGACCAGTACGTCGCCGACTGGGTGATCTCCGAGGAGGCCGGCGTCAGCAAGCCCAACCCGAGAATCTTCGCGCTCGCCGCCCAGCGGGTCCGGATGCCACTGCGGGGGGCGTGGGTGATCGGTGACAGCCCGGAGGCGGACATCGGCGGCGCGGCGGCCGTCGGGCTGCCCAGCGTCTGGCTGCACCGCGGGCGCACCTGGTCGGACGTCCGGTTCGCGCCGAGCCGCACCGTGGACGGGTTGATCGCCGCGGTCGCCACCGTCCTGGCCCGCTGAGGGTTCCCGCCCTGGAGGTCGCGTTCAGGCGGCGGCTCGGTAATTCGGTTGACCGCCTGTCGTGGTGGTACGAGCATTGTCCGCGCA belongs to Micromonospora ureilytica and includes:
- a CDS encoding carbon-nitrogen hydrolase family protein, which codes for MTQPRTVPSSPLTVATVQATPTPGDVVGNVVVAADLVRQAGERGARVAVLPELFLCAYHPPALAADPAGTDVAADPAGMVADPRLDPLRVAAREAGVTALVGAAVRHPDGRRTIAALVVDRAGEVRVGYDKQQLWGDERELFTPGDRGATLLVDDWRLGLGICYDGCFPEHGRAAALDGAHAYLCPSGYLAGSEHRRDLYYAARALDNTMFVVFANSVGGVDPWRFNGGAAIYDPEGRVLARGADDGAAVLVATLEPAVLGATRAAHSMLVDRLSEQGGPRASMPG
- a CDS encoding HAD family hydrolase — protein: MPLLLLDLDNTLLDRAGPFRRWGERFLDSIGAPHTDIDWLVSIDADGLTDRWDLADAIRDRYELRIPSIDLVEELHDGVVAQTRLDPLTACALRIADDAGWVPVVVCNGTVRVEDAKIRRTGLDQYVADWVISEEAGVSKPNPRIFALAAQRVRMPLRGAWVIGDSPEADIGGAAAVGLPSVWLHRGRTWSDVRFAPSRTVDGLIAAVATVLAR